CGTAATTAATTTAAACCTATCTTTAATAGCACGTTTACCTGAATTTAACGCAAATACATTCTTACCTAATCTATAAACAATATTATCTGTTAATTTAAAATCCATAGATAACTTACCAAATATATCTTTAAGAACATCCTTATCTTGTTTAGTAAGTGCATATAATTCTTTAGCATTCTCTTTCTCTTTCTTCTCTATTTCTGTTTGCTTAGATTGAATATCAACTAAATGCTTCTCTAAAAGTTCTCGCTCTTCGGCACCAATATTTAAATTAACAATATTGATAAAACTCATAAACTCATATTTATAATTTAATTCTGCCAGGCTTGAACAAAATTTACTATCTTGAAGTAATAATTTTATATGATTAGTTAAATTTTCTATATCAATATTTAAAAGATCAATAGAATTATCATTATTTAGAAGATTAAAAATACGCTCAACTTCCATATCCAATGCCGCAATATAAATCATCACTATCCCTATAACGCCATTATTCCTCTCTATAATACAATTAATAGGCTCATCACCAATTAAAAAGAATAGGTTGCATTTTGATAAGCCAGTACATGCAAGTTGCACTTGTGCTTGAACATAATATTTAAAGAAATATTTACTATCTAAAAAATTACCTGTTTGATTATATTCTGTAATAGCTGATGTTAAATAATTACTATCACTACATTTAATCTCTAATAGCTCTAATCCACCTTGATTATTGATAAACCAACCATCTATTTTGCGCCAACAAGATTATCTCCTAATCCTACTCGTTTGAAGTAATTATATTTGTCTATTCCATTAGCATATTTGTTTTTATGTAAAACTTATATATTATCAAAATAAATAGGTAAAAATTCATCAAATCCTAAATTTTCTAATGCTTTACCTTTTTTAATATGCAAATTATCTTTATATGGAACTTCTTTCCCAAAAAATTTAAGTACTTTACTTACAATTAATTCAGTAGCTGCTTCAACACCAAGAAATATACTCCCAACTTCACTAGCACCAAATCTTGTTAATGTCCCACGTTGAATAGAAAAATCTACTTTACTATTAAACTTGAAATATTCATTCTTTTTGATACCAGGTAATTTACGTCCTATTTTGCTCATTTTACTTACATTAGTCTGTTTATTATTATCAGACTCTGGTGTTGGAATAAAAGATTCTAAACCTTTAATAACTTGTTGGGTGCATAAATCTTGATGATTCACTTTTTTTGCTCCATTATTAATTGCTTTAGTTGTTGTTAAAATATCATTTATATTCATATTAAATCCCCTTTAAAATTCGATTTTACATAAAAATAATATAACGAAAAATAATTTTT
The nucleotide sequence above comes from Borrelia duttonii Ly. Encoded proteins:
- a CDS encoding DUF244 domain-containing protein produces the protein MQLACTGLSKCNLFFLIGDEPINCIIERNNGVIGIVMIYIAALDMEVERIFNLLNNDNSIDLLNIDIENLTNHIKLLLQDSKFCSSLAELNYKYEFMSFINIVNLNIGAEERELLEKHLVDIQSKQTEIEKKEKENAKELYALTKQDKDVLKDIFGKLSMDFKLTDNIVYRLGKNVFALNSGKRAIKDRFKLITDHYDINDISSSRKFSISNPVSSISYAI